In the Triticum aestivum cultivar Chinese Spring chromosome 2B, IWGSC CS RefSeq v2.1, whole genome shotgun sequence genome, AACAGAtcgcatgtaaccctaaccctactagtgtctatataaactagaagGTTTAGGGCTTTAGGGCTAGAGGTACATCCATCACCTCATCACCTTAGGGTTTAGCTCgcttgatctcgaggtagatctactttGTAACCATACcatacatcaaatacaatcaagcaggacgtagggttttacctctttgagagggcccgaacttgggtaaacaccgtgttcatcgtcccttgtaccccatcgatcctagatccacagctagggaccccctacccgagatctgagGTTTTTACACCGACACTCGTGACCAAATAACAATACATTGCATCTGGGTAGCATATGCTTGCAACCAAACGGTGTACTACTGGTTCACCTCTAATGTAGTTTGGGGTTTTCTAGGCAACCAAACTAGGTGCAAAACATGGTTTTCAGCCTACATTATCTAAGCAGGCCACAAATGCATTGAGATAAAAAATGATGCGGGTCACCAAAACACACCCCAAACAAACTGGATGGCATGCTAATATTCCTCAATTGCATGATTAAGATGGCTGGCTTAGTTGAAAAGAGGTAGCCTTTTTTACTTTGATGATTTTTAAAATGAGAAATTATCTATGCACAATTATCAATATTTTTAGCAACTAAAATATCCAAGTTAACCACACCGCATGGTATGTTGTGATTGTATTTGATAAGAATGAAACATGTGTGATCTCAAATAATATGATCTATATAAATATTATCACTTAAAATTCATTGACAACATTTCTTAAGAAAAGCAAATTATCCATTCACAAAAAAGGGAGAGGAGAAATCATTAACATAATGTATCCACtgaaaatatatttaaaaaatatgtaACCGACCAAGCATAACCTCCCAATTCAAGACGAAGATTTCCCATATAAGAGGGTGGATGATAACTATTGAGCTAGCTAATTCATTAACATGAgacaccccaccccccaccccaatAAGCGGCAATGTTGCACACTAAGAAACCACATATATATTTGAGCCATATTTTCTCGTGTTCTCTTAGTTTAGTACATTGTCTTGTGCCATACTTTTATGTCTAAAATATATTCTAAAAAGGGAGAAGGAATTCATATATTTATAGTCCCACATCCAAAACATGTACATCCGGTTGATATGTTTGCACGTGTGTAACTTTCAAAATGAGAAATGTAACAACATAGACAATCATATACACCTATATTTTTTATTATGGCATTTTTGGAtaaattttatatttttatatgGGACAAGGTAGATCAAATCCCTTTCTTCCAGTTCTACATCCAAAATGTGCATGTCTCATTGATACGTTTGCATGCGTGTAAAATCTATGTAGCCACATGGTTAAGAATTTACACAAAGATTGTTTCCTCAATAATGAATGCACACTATTTTTATATGTTTAAACTATTCTGGTCCCATATCCATATATATGCACAACATTGATGTTTTGTATGGGTGTAAATTTTGAATGAGAAATGTAGCCTGTCACAAAGCATTTAGATAAAATACATCGTTTTAAATACATGAAAACCATTTTAGTCATTTAAAATTTATATAATCTGTATGATGATTAACCAACAACATGAATGCAACCATGTGCATACTAGACATTCTACCAAAGAAACTTGATGGCATGCTAAATAATCCTCGATTGCTTGATTAAGATGATTGGTCTAGTTGCAAAGAGACAACCTTCACTTGCATGATTTATTTAGGAAAAACTATATATGGATAATTCTGATATTTTTTAGTTACTAAAATCTAAAAAGTAACCACACATCATGGAATGTACGAATTAAGTTGATAAGAATGAAATATATGCTATTCAAATAATATGATCTATATAAACATTGACACATTTTTAAAAAACATTCACATGGCATGTGGTTGTGTGCGGAGGGCAAAATTCCCGCCTTAATTCAATTCCAAATTTGTGTGAACGCGAGGAAAGAAACTCACACCACAGTTCGGCGTGATCTTCGAGCTCAACTTTTCTAGGAGATTTGTCCACAAGGTGGAATCAGATAGAACATTCTCATTACATCATTCAGGGGCTATATCCTGCTGACAGAAGACTTTCGTGTTTCACACAACTCAAAAATTCGAAAGCACCACAAGTAAGACAAAGAGTTTTAGTGCATCGGATAGTTGAGGGGTCACAGAGCCCATCAGAGATCACTGATTGGCTAGAAAGTGGGCACGTGGCCACCTTTTGCCAAATTCAGTTGCCGAAGCCGCATTTGAAGAAGAGATGGTTTTGGTGCTCTTGCACCCTTTCACACATCATGCGGGAGTATTAGTCGAGATTGTTTTGCACTTGAGGTTTGGGCGCATGTTGAATCGATATGTGTGCAGCAACACGAGTCGAAGACATCAATGCGCATTGGTACACATGATGTCTAGTTGTGTTCAAGCTCGGGTAGCTGCATTTGCGATGCTAGTGCCGCATAAGCACCTTTAGCGGTGAAAGGTCCTCTTAGGCATGATCATTCTGACATCATCCCCTTCGTGGAAGATAACCTGCAGCAAAAGAACTCACAAAGAATACAACTTGTTGCCCACAACCATGGCCAGCCAGCTACACAAGGATCGATCCTTCCCATAAGGAAAATAGTTGTTGCAAAAGCATTTTGGTTTACATGGTGTGAGTAAATGGCAAGGGAAGGAGTGGCAAATGGCTCGGGTAAAAGCCACCGGTCGAGCCAAAAGTAAGTAGGGCACCCATCTTTTATCTGACATTGGGTGATTCCGTGCGCTGCGTGAAGGGTTTTTGTGTACTAATATAGCTAGGTAAGAAGCATGGTTTCCAAAGCTAACCGGGTAAGGTGAGTGATGAAGTATCCATTGCTTCTAGGGAAGGTATGGAGGGTGTAGCAACTTGTACCGCATGGAGAAacacaagccccccccccccacacacacacacattgagcATCAATCCCAAGAGAAATGTGTTAAAATTTTGATTgttggagggaggaggaggagggaaacTTGTGTTGTGCCAGAGGAACATTGGGTTATGGTTGTGAAAGGACCCAAACCATATTTTAAGCAAATGCTAAAGTAATTATTGGGGAGGAGAAATCGCCAAGAAAAACATATCCACTAAAACATATACAATGCTTTTAAGAAACCGACCAAGCTTATCATTTCAAAACAAGTCATAGATGTCTCCAATCACACGGTGACTGACAACTACCAGGGTAGCCAATTCATCAACATGAGACCCCACCAAGTGGGAGTTTTGTGCATTAAACAATCTAAACACATTTCAGTTAAGCAAATACACACATATGTATTTGGATTAGAGCTTGTACCATGGGTGGGCAGGGAAAACTAGGAAACAACAAATGCAATTAATCTACATATTTAAGTCTAATTCTGCATCGTACAAAGAAATACAAATAAAAATACCCAAACAAAGTCACTATGATTGTTTGCCGCTAATGTATTTCATATGTGTTGCATGCCCCTAGCAGTTTAGACGAACCTATCGATATGTTCTAGCTACAGAAATTTAGAAAGAAAATAAGCATCACGGATCGTGTGACTCATGCCGATAGGAACAAAACATATCCAATCTCAAATAATATGATCTATAAAAACATTGTCAcatattttttagaattttcaTAGGGGGTGGGGATCCCTAACACGAGGAAAGAAAATAGTGGCATAGTCTGGCATGGATCTTTGAGTTCAAATTTAGACAAGCTAAAATAAAAGAGAGCATTCATTATTACATCATTCGGGGCTAAATCCTGCTAACGGAAGACTTTCGCGTTTCCCGCGTCCAAAATTTTACAAAGCAACATGAGCAAGACGAAAGATTTTAGTGCATGGGGTAGCCGAGGGGTCGCAGAGCCCATCCAGACATAACTGATTTGGTTGGAAAGTGGGCACGATGGCCACATTTTGCCATATCCAGTCTGTCAGAGTTGCAttttaaaaaaattggttttgTGATCCCGACACAACGCCACACATTGTGTAAGAATCGTAGtcgaaaaggcaaaaaaattgtgCAAGAATGTTGTTAACACCAAGACCACATGCAAGCTTTGGCATGCAAACTTTTATCCTACTTTGCAAGGCATTTAGACACAGAAGGTTGTATCGTCATTGGACTATAAGAAGCAATGTTTCCCTTTATGTAGGCACACGCCCTCCCCCGCAACCCCATGTGAAGGAGACTCGCATGCGTGTCTCATTGATATGTTTGCGTGCAGCTAAAATTTATGTAGCCACATGAGTAAGCATTTACACAAAGATTGTTTCCTCAATAATGAATGCACACTATTTTTATGTGTTTAAACTATTTCGGTATCCGTATCCAAACGATAAGCATAACATTGATGTTTTGTATGGGTGTAAATTTTGAATGAGAAATGTAGCCATGTCACGAAGCATTTAGATAAAATACATCTTTTAAATACATGAATACCATTTTATCCTCAACGTTCATGAAATATGTGTGATGATCAACCAACAACATGAATGCAACCACATGCATACTAGGCATTCTGCGAaggaaacatgatggcatgctTATAATTGGTCTAGTTGCAAACTAATAGCCCTCAGTTTCATGATTTTATTTTAGGAAAAATTATGCATACTTCTCATATTTTTTAGCTACCAAAATCTAAAAAGTAACCACATATCATAGAATTTACAACATAGCTTGACAAGCACGAAACATATGCTATTAAAATAATATGATATATATAAACATTTCCACATATTTTTTGAAACTTtcacgtgagggggggggggggtgttgtggTTTGGTCACTGGGTGGGGTACTAGGCATTCTACCAAAGAAACTTGATGACATGCAAAACAATCCTCGGTTGCTTAGTTAAAATGATTGGTATGATTGCAAAGAGACAACCTTCAAGTTCATGATTTTATTTAAGGAAAAAATTCTATGCATGATTAATGGAATGTATGGCTTAGGTGGATAAGAACGAAACATAGGTTATTCAAATAATTTAGTCTATATAAACATTGTCACATTTTTTGAAACTTACGCAGTAGGGGTGGGGTGGGGAGGGCAGAATCCCGACCTTAATTCAATTCCAAAATTGCATGAATGCGATGAAAGAAACTCATGCCTAGATTGAAGTGATCTTCGAGCTCAGCTTTTTAGCATATTTGTCCAGAAGGTGGAACAAGAGAGAACATTTGCATTACATCATTAGGGGCTAAATCCTATTGACGAAAGACTTTCACGTTTCACGCAACCCAACACTTTGAAAGCATCACGAGTACGGCAAAGGGTTTTAGTGCATCGGGTAGCTGAGGGGTTGCAGAGCCCATGAGAGGTCGTTGATTGGCTACAATGCGGGCACGGACCACCTTTTGCCAAATCGAGTTTGTGAAGCTGCATTTGAAGAAGACATGGTTTTGGGGTTCCTGCACCATTTCACACATCGGGAAGGAGTATTAATCGAGTTTTTTTTGCACTTGAGATTTGAGCGCATGTTGAAGCGATCTGTGTGCAACAAATGAGGCAAAGACATCAATGCGCGTCGGCACACATGATGTCCAGTTGTGTTCAATCTCACACAACATCATTTGTGATGCTAGTGCCACATAGGCACCTTTAGTGGTGAAAGGTCCTCTCAGGCACGATCGTTCAGACATCGCCCCTTCATGGAAGATAACCAGCAGCAAAAGCACACACAAAAATACAGCTTGTTGCCCAAAACTATGGTCTATTGGCTACGCGAGGATCGATCGATCCCCCAAGGAAATAGTTGCTACAAAAACATTTTCGTTTAGGTGGGGTGAGAAAATGGCAAGGGAAGGGGTGGCAAGCGGCTTGCGTTAGAGCCATTATTCTTGCCAAAAGTAAGAAGCATGGTTCTCAGAGCTAACCGAGTAAGGTGAGTGATAAGTATCCATTGCTTGTAGGGCAGGTATGGAGAGTGGAGGAATTTGTAGACAATTTCAACAAAATGCAAAGATTTTTTGGAATAAATTTTTAACACCAAGACCACATGAAAGCTCTGTCATGCAAACTTTATCCCACGCTGCAAGACATTTATCCCATGGGCAAGTTTTGTCATTGGACCGGAAGTAGTGAGGTCTCCTTATATCCGGTTGATGTGCTATAAATTTTTGTAGGTTGAAAACGCCCATGAAATAGGAAGGGAGTCTACCGAGTATCATAGGGAGAAACACAAGCCCCCACCCCGTATGTTGGGAAGGAGAGTCGTCCATCCCAAGAAAAATATGGTAATCGATGCTTGGAGGGCGAAGGATGGCAACTTGTGCAGTGACAGAGGAAGATTTGGTTATGGTTGTGGAAGGACAAAAACATGTTTTAAGAAAAGCTTAAGTAATGATTGGGGAGATCGACAACACAAATATATTCACTAAAAAAATGCTTCTAAGCAACTGACCAGGCATATTGTTTCAACACAAGACATAGATGTCTCAAATCACATGATGGATGACAACTAGCGAGCTAGCCAATTCATCAGCACGAGACCCAAGCAAGTGGGAGTTTTGTGCATTAAACGACCAAAATACATTTCATTTAAGCAAAGACACACATATGTATTTTGATCACACTATAGTACCATGGGTGGGCAGGGAAAACTAGGAAACAACAAATGCAATTAATCTACATTTTTAAATTTAATTGTGAATTGTACAAACAAAGAAAAACACAAATACTCAAACAAAGTCACTATGATTGTTTGCCGCTAATGTATTTCATATGTGCTGCGTGCCCCTAGCGGTTTAGAGAAACTTGTCCATGTTTTCTAGCTACGAAAATCTAAAAAGTAACAAGACATCATTGATGTGCGATTCATGCTGATAAGAACAAAACATATGCAATCTCAAATAATAAGATTTATATAAACATTGTTGCATATTTTTGGAACTGTCGGAGGGGGCCAGGGATCCCTAGCACGAGGAAAGAAAATAGTGCCATAGTCTGGCATGATCTTTGAGCTTGACTTTTTTAGTTGATTTGTCAACAAGCTGAAATTAGAGAGAACATTCACTATTACATCATTCAGTGCTAAATGATGCTGATGAAAGACTTTCACGTTTCTCGCATCCCAAACTTTACAAAGCAGCGTGAGCGAGACAAAGGATTTTAGTGCATGGGGTAGCTGAAGGGTCATAGAGCCCATCCAGAGATCACTGACTGGATGGAAAGTGGGCACAATGGCCACCTTTTCCCATATCCAGTTGACAAAGTTGCATTCAAAAGAGAGATGGTTTTGCGATTCCGACACCATGTCACGCATTGGGGAGTCGTAGTCGAGAACGCAAAGGTTTTATGCCAGAATGTTTTTAACACCAAGACCAAATGGAAGCTTTGGCGTGCAGACTTTATCCTACGTTGCAAGGCATTTAGACCCAGAAGCTAGTATCGTCATTGGACCAAAAGAAGCAATGCTTCCCTTTATGTAGGCACACTCCTCTCCCTTCCCCCAACCCCGGGAGAAGGAGAGCCGTCCATCCCCATAGATATATGTCAAAGTTGTCCATCAACGGCAGGAAGACGGAGACAGACATCTTGTGCAGTAATAGAGGAAGACCGAGGTATGTTGCGGAAGGGACACAAACATGTTTGAACCAAAGCTGAAGTAATCACCGGAGAGGAGAATCCAGCAACATGAATCTACCCACAAAAACATACATCACACATCTTTTAAGAAACCAAGCAAGCATATCCTGTCAAGCTAAGACATAGATTTCTCAATTCACAAGGTGGATGAAAACCAACGAACTAGCTAGTTCATCAACATGAGACCCCAACAAGTGGTAGTGTTATGCATTAAATAATCTAAACACATTTCATTTAAGCAAACACATATATGCTTGGATTACAATGTAGAAAATTTGGAAATAGCAAAAGGAATGGAGCCATGTATTTGAATTCAGGTTTGCACCACATAGAGAAAAAAGGTGAAAAGTAAAGAGAGAAGACAAACACAAATACTCAAACAAGTCATGGTTCATGCCATTTCCTTTCCACATGTGTTGCGTTCTCCTGGCGGTTTCGAGAAACTTGTCGATATTTTCTATATACGGAAATCTAAATAGTAACCAAGCATCATTGAATGTGTGATTCATGCCGATAAGAACAAAACATATGCAATCTCAAATAATAAGATTTATATAAACATTGTTCCATGTTTTTTGGAACTTCCGGAGGGGGGCATGGATCCCTAAAACGAGGAAAGAAAATAGTGCCACAGTCCGGCGTGATATTTGAGTGCGGTTTTTTTAGCTGATTTGTCCGCAAGCTGAAATAAGAGAGAACACTCACTGTTACATCATTCGCTGCTAAATCCTGCTGATGGAAGACTTTCACGTTTCTCGCATCCCAAACTTTACACATCAACTTGAGAAAGACAAAGGATTTTAGTGCATGGGGTAGCTGAGGGGTCGTAGAGCCCATCCAGGGATCGCCGATTGGATGGAAAGAGGGCACGATGGTCACCTTTTTCCATATCCAGTTAACAAAGTTGCATTCAAAAGGGAGATGGTTTTGCGATTCCGACACCACATAACGCAGTAGGTAGGAGTCGTAGTCGAGAAGGCAAAGATTCTATGCCAAAATGTTTTTAAGACCATGACCACATGCCAGCTTTGGCGTGCGGACTTATCCTACGTTGCAAGACATTTAGACCCAGAAGCTAGTATCGTCATTGGACCAGAAGAAGCAACGTTTCCCTTTATGTAGGTACCCCTATCCCTTACCCAACCCGTGGAGAAGAAGAGCCGTCCATCGCTATAGTTATATGTCAAAATTTTCCATCAATGGCTGGAAGACGGAGGCGGACATCTTGTGCAATAATAGAAGAAGACCGAGGCATGTTGCGGAAGGGACACAAACATGTTTGAACCAAAGGTGAAGTAATCACCGGAGAGGAGAATTCAGCAACATGAATCTACCCACAAAAACATACATCACACATTTTTTAAGCAACCGATCAAGCATGTCCTGTCAAACCAAGACATAGATTTCTCAAATCACACGGTGGATGACAACCAGCGAGCTAGCCAGTTCATCAACACGAGACCCCAACAAGTGGTAGTCTTGTGCATTAAACAATCTAAATGCTTTTCATTTAAGAAAACACATATATGCTTGGATTATAATGTAGAAATTTCGGAAATAACAAATGGAACGGAGCCATGTATTTTGATTCAGGTTTGCACCACACAAAGAAAGAAGGTGAAAAGGAAATAGAGAAGAGAAACACAAATACTCAAATAAGTCACGGTTCATGCCATTTCGTTTCCACATGTGTTGCGTGCCCCTAGCTGTTTCGAGAAACCTGTCGATGTTTTCTAGCTATGGAAATCTAAAAAGTAATCTGGCATCATTGAATATGTGATTAATGCCGATAAGAACAAAACATATGCAATCTCAAAATAATAAGATTTATATAacattgttgcatgttttttttggAACTTTCGAAGGGGCCATGGATCCCTAAACCGAGGAAAAAATAGTGCCACGGTCTGGCATGATCTTTGAGCTTGGCTTTTTTTAGCCGATTTTCTCAAAAGCTGAAATTAGAGAGAACATTCACTATTGCATCATTCGGTGCAAAATCCTGTTGACGGAAGACTTTCACGTTTCTCGCATCCCAAATTTTACAAATCTATGTGAGCGAGACGAAGGATGTTAGTGCATGGGGGTAGCTGAGGGGTCGCGGAGCCCATCCAGAGAACGCCGATTGGATGGAAAGCGGGCACGATGCCCACCTTTTGCCATATCCAGTTGACAAAGTTGCATTCAAAAGAGAGATGGTTTCGGGATTCCGACACCATGCCACACATGGGTAGGAGTCGTAGTCAAGAAGGCAAATATTTTGTGCAAGAATGTTTTTAACACCAAGACCACATGCAAGCTTTGGCGTGCAGACTTTATCCTACCTTGCAAGGCATTTAGACCCAGAAGCTAGCATCGTCATTGGACCAGAAGAAGTAACGTTTCCCTTTATGTAGGCTCACCTCTCTCCCTTTCCCCAGCCCCGGGAGAAGGAGAGTCGTCCATGTCCATCCCCATAGATATATATCAAAGTTGTCCATCAATGGCTTGAAGACGGAGGCGGGCATCTCGTGCAGTGATAGAGGAAGACCGAGGTATGTTGCGGAAGGGACACGAACATGTTTTAAGCAAAGCAGAAGCAATCACCGGAGAGGAGAAAATCAACAACATGAATCTACCCACAAAAACATATATCGGACATCTTTTAAGCAACTGATCAAACATATCCCGTCAAGCCAAGACATAGATTTCTCAAATCACACGGTGGATGACAACCGGCGAGCTAGCAAGTTCATCAATCCGAAATCCCAACAAGCGGCAATCTTGTGCATTAAACAAACTAAACACATTTTATTTAAGCAAAACACATATATGCTTGGATGACAACGTAGAAAAATCAAAAATAACAAATGGAAATGGATTTGAATTCAAGTTTGCACCACGCAAAGAAAGAAGGTGAAAAGGAAAGAGAGAAGAGAAACACAAATGCTCAATCAAGTCACGGTTCATGCCATTTCCTTTCCTTTCCACATGCGTTGCGTGGCCCTAGCGGTTTCGAGAAACCTGTCGTTGCGGCGCACCCACCAGCTAGGTCTGAGCCTTGCCGAAACACAACGCTACGCTCACGCACACGGCCCCCTCCTAGTCCTACCCCTCTCCTGTCCCTCGCGGTACGGCCACGCGCCGGGGGGGCTGGACTGGATTGCGGCGCCGCGTTCGCAATCGCATCGCATCGCATCCATGCCCTGGACCTGGCGGAAATCGCTGAGCAGCCATCACCACCACAAGCGCCGCGCACTCTCTccgcccccctccctcccccctccaccTCCCACTCGCGGCAGCGCAGGCCCTCCCTCGCTCGTGGGGGCGACGGGGAATCCGCAGTAGACAGGACAAAGATCGGAATTAGCCACGCACCGAGGAGGAAGGAAAGCAAACCCGGGGCAAAAACCCATTTTTTTTATCTCTCCCTTTCGTTCTTCCTCCCGTCCGTCCGTCCGCCCTCACCGGTCCCGTCCTCGTTCTTGCGTGCGCCGGCCGTGAGATTGGTGGACGGATGGATAGATAGATTCTGGTGGATGGTAATGCCAACCCCCTGCGCAGTTCTTGCGTCTGGGTGTGCCAATCCGCAGTAGACACTTTTTTCATTTTTACCTTTTTTCGTGTTCGTCTTGTATCTATCTTGCCCTGTAACGGAAGAACTGAATCGGAACTAAAACTTGAATTAACCAATCTCCGTCCGTCGCCGCACGGGAGGAAGGAGTGGGTTTTGATTGGGGGCTGGTCCGTCGGAGCCCGATCGATCGGCGGGCGGCGATGGCGCCGCATCCCAGGGACTACTGGGTCAACTTCTTCCGGGGAGGCGGCGAGGACATCCTCAACGCCATCGAGGGGGCCATCGACGTCGCCGCGTCCGAGCAGCCCGCCGCCCTCCGCGCCAGGCGCGACGCCATAGCCGAGCGCCTCTACACGGCGCTCCTCCTCGTGTCCTCCGGCGCGCCGACCACGGCGGCAGCGGCGCGTCCCCCGGCGGGGGCGCCCGCCGCTGAGCCGCAGGCGCAggagcagcaccagcagcagctcCTCCCCGAGGGCGCCGCCAGCGTCCCCAGCCTCTGCAGCTCCGACCGCGCCGAAGCCATTACCGACGACGGAGCGCCCCGCCACGACGACGACTCCGTCGCCGCCGAGGCCGAGAAAATCAAGGCCGTCCTCGTCAACTACCAGGAAAAGGTCACGCTCATCCCCTCGTTCTCCACGCCGCTGCCGCCGTCCGTGCAGCTGGTTGTTGGCTGGTAAGTCGTAACCGCCCGTGCTGAATCTGTTCTGCCGTGCTGTTTCAGTCGGAGGCGGCGTTGCTCGATCTGCTCCGGCGGCTGCAGCAGCTGGAGTTCACGGTGCACACCTTGAAGGTGAGAGATACGACATCCACAGGAGCTCCGTTGATCGATTTGCCATGCTTATTTCGTTCTTTGTATTGGCTGGTGCTCACGCGGATTCGTCCTGATAGGTCACTGCGATTGGGAAGACCGTGGGCATCCTCCGGAAGCACAACTCCAAGCAGATTCGGCACCTCGTACGGTTGCTCATCGGGTATGTATCTCCATGTTTTTCTTCGTCCAAACCATTTCCAGAAAATTATCTTCTGAATTACTTCTGTATTTCCTTTAGCTATCGATACCCATTTTTATTGTAGTAACATCCCTTGGCATGTTTCGTGTGAATCGCAGGGGTTGGAAGAGTATAGTTGACGAGTGGATGAGCAATGGAGGCAGCGGAGACGCCATTGTTGGTAAGTAGCGATCAAAATAGTTCATCATATTTCAAGTTTTTACTTAAGTAATGCttgtcttgtactccctccgttccaaaatagatgactcaactttatactaacttaatacaaagttgactcatctattttggaacggagggagtataagctaCTAGTAGTTATGTGCTACGACTACTTCATTAGCTGATTAATTGTTTTCTTCTGCAAACAATTCGCAGATCACACCCCTCAGTCCATGCATCCGTCCAGTCTGGAGCAGGAAGACCGAGGAATGTCATCTCCTTCCGTGGACGAGGGGGCACTCTTCGCCACACCGAGCACTTCCATCCGGCTCTCAGAGGTAATTGAATTTACACATAAATCAACCGCTTCACGCTCTGTAGTCTTATCGGGTCCATGGTATTATTTGATCTGACACAATTATATCTGGAATTTCTCAGGATAACCAGGGCTCTAGGATGTTTGATGGAATGGATGATGCTGGAAGTGAGTGACATCTTAACCCTCTTTGATCCCCTCTGATTGTTCTTTGCCAGGGACTAGTGTTTGACATGCTGATTGTTTTGTGAATTATCCACAGATAAAAGGAACAGTTTACAGCGGCATCCGGGGAGCCAAGAACCAATTAGAAGGCCTCCGCAGCCAGTGGCCCAGCAGTATGACCCTGACCAGAGCTGGAGGCAAGAACAATCTGCAGCAAGGCAATCGCGGCCGCAAGAAATGGCCAATGGGCAAACGAGAGAGCAATTCATTGCAGCCATGCTGGCGAAGCCCTCAAGTGCTGAGTCGGGTCGTGGGAGACCTCAAGTGAGGCCTAAGCAGCAGCAAGGTGCCTCGCCCGCTCAAGGGAGACCGCAACCGGTGCCATCTGATGTGAGCATATTGCACCTCGAACAAAATACTATTTGTGGTTGTTTTATTCATACTAATCCCAAATTCTGTGCCTGCCCTGTAGAAACCGGCGGGCAACCCTGATGCGAGCTCGCTTCGAGCAAAGCTAGATCTTGCAAAGAATGCAAAGTTAGAACTGGCAACTAACTCGAAGCTAGAGATGACAAAGCGAAAGCTTCAGGAAGGTTACCAAGAATTCGATAACGGTATGTGTTTGACCATGAAATTTTGGGTTTGTTATTACCTGTGACGGCATCACATCATTGCTGGCTGTAAATTATGGCTTGAACTGGTCTGATTGCCTTTTAGCTTAGATTATAGCCAAACAGTTAAATACTAACCGTGCTAATTTTGCCAATGAGCATAACAGTGAACTTCACTGCTTGAGCTCTATATGTGATTTGAGTAATGATGTCAATTTTTGATTGTGATTGCAGCAAAGAAGCAGAGGACTGTACAGATGGTGGATCCGCAAGACATCCGGAAGCAAGGGAACCGGGGCTGGCAGCCGAATGCCAAGCCGAggaacaacaacagcagcagcaacaccaacaacaaccgGAATTGGTCGTCGAAATGAGGCGCCAATTCCATTCATCTACCATTAGAAAAaatacct is a window encoding:
- the LOC123044004 gene encoding probable mediator of RNA polymerase II transcription subunit 26b — encoded protein: MAPHPRDYWVNFFRGGGEDILNAIEGAIDVAASEQPAALRARRDAIAERLYTALLLVSSGAPTTAAAARPPAGAPAAEPQAQEQHQQQLLPEGAASVPSLCSSDRAEAITDDGAPRHDDDSVAAEAEKIKAVLVNYQEKSEAALLDLLRRLQQLEFTVHTLKVTAIGKTVGILRKHNSKQIRHLVRLLIGGWKSIVDEWMSNGGSGDAIVDHTPQSMHPSSLEQEDRGMSSPSVDEGALFATPSTSIRLSEDNQGSRMFDGMDDAGNKRNSLQRHPGSQEPIRRPPQPVAQQYDPDQSWRQEQSAARQSRPQEMANGQTREQFIAAMLAKPSSAESGRGRPQVRPKQQQGASPAQGRPQPVPSDKPAGNPDASSLRAKLDLAKNAKLELATNSKLEMTKRKLQEGYQEFDNAKKQRTVQMVDPQDIRKQGNRGWQPNAKPRNNNSSSNTNNNRNWSSK